One Xyrauchen texanus isolate HMW12.3.18 chromosome 2, RBS_HiC_50CHRs, whole genome shotgun sequence genomic window carries:
- the LOC127617270 gene encoding TOX high mobility group box family member 4-like isoform X3, whose amino-acid sequence MEFPGGNDNYLAISGEGHHFLSSSETFHTPSLGDEEFEIPPISLDPDSALSVSDVVSHFGELGDTGPASGVPGNAVVGGNDPSFASTYVNAPSQGLEHLSLSQQGGGPMLGSTLGMDLGHPIGSQFSSSSPMTIDVPLSDHALLGHNQLTTIDQSELSAQLGLSLGGGAILPRSQSPNQPLSTTGSLSDSLHDDDMDDFRQKTVLVDSPVSLSVSSGVISLSPSLSVQPAAPAASVAPQRKAGGGGGKKGKKKKDPNEPQKPVSAYAMFFRDTQAAIKGQNPNATFGEVSKIVASMWDSLGEEQKQVYKRKTEAAKKEYLKALAVYRASQLSQPTIEVLDTAPSPPPAPEPAVPPKPDPTPAATPTRSSRIPLHAPDNNTITNICTSNIILDLPQVTTRSRTGAHKPATSAPAPPPAASAPPIVTKIILPKQHAQSSASATSTAASTARQPPPLQQMQNTPPPPRLQQMVHSTAPPPLQAKPRGGAVVGQVVAMAPPPLQIKIVPAPMQTDLSAPIILTTAAVAPVKSSTEVTQPHTIVAALSPSVTEEVTEGEEAMEVELNVCPAPDVTPSDAPSVCVRAGCNNPPIESKDWDREYCSNECVATHCRDVFMAWCAIRGQNSTTVT is encoded by the exons ATGGAG TTCCCAGGAGGCAATGACAACTACCTGGCGATCAGTGGTGAGGGTCACCACTTCCTGTCATCTTCAGAG ACGTTTCACACGCCCAGTTTGGGTGATGAGGAGTTTGAGATCCCGCCCATCTCCCTTGACCCTGACTCCGCCCTCAGCGTCTCGGATGTCGTGTCTCACTTTGGCGAATTGGGTGACACTGGACCTGCCTCGGGCGTTCCGGGGAATGCTGTGGTTGGTGGGAACGATCCGTCGTTTGCTTCGACGTATGTGAACGCGCCCTCACAGGGTCTGGAGCACCTGAGTCTGAGTCAACAGGGTGGCGGACCGATGCTCGGGTCTACACTGGGAATG GATCTTGGCCATCCCATTGGTTCGCAGTTTAGCAGCTCCTCCCCAATGACCATTGATGTTCCTCTGAGTGACCACGCCCTATTGGGGCACAATCAGCTGACcactattgaccaatcagaactcAGCGCCCAGCTTGGACTGAGTCTGGGTGGCGGTGCTATCCTGCCTCGCTCGCAGTCACCTAACCAGCCGCTGTCCACCACTGGCTCGCTGTCAGATTCGCTGCATGACGACGACATGGACGATTTCAGACAg AAGACTGTGCTGGTGGATTCTCCCGTGTCGCTGTCTGTGTCATCTGGTGTCATCTCTCTCTCGCCGTCTCTCTCCGTTCAGCCCGCCGCTCCTGCAGCATCCGTCGCCCCTCAACGGAAAGCAGGCGGTGGTGGCGGGAAGAAAGGCAAGAAGAAGAAAGATCCGAACGAGCCGCAGAAACCCGTGTCAGCATACGCGATGTTCTTCAGAGATACGCAGGCTGCTATCAAGGGCCAGAATCCCAACGCCACGTTTGGAGAGGTGTCTAAGATTGTTGCCTCCATGTGGGACAGTTTGGGAGAGGAGCAGAAACAG GTGTACAAGAGGAAGACAGAAGCTGCTAAGAAGGAGTATCTCAAAGCACTGGCAGTGTACAGAGCCAGTCAGCTGTCTCAG CCGACCATTGAAGTGTTGGACACCGCACCATCGCCACCTCCAGCCCCTGAACCTGCGGTTCCCCCAAAACCTGACCCCACACCGGCCGCCACCCCGACACGCTCGTCACGCATCCCGCTGCATGCACCGGACAACAACACGATCACCAATATCTGCACATCCAACATCATATTAGACCTGCCGCAAGTCACCACGCGCTCACGCACGGGGGCACACAAACCAGCTACGAGCGCTCCTGCCCCACCACCTGCTGCTTCTGCCCCGCCCATCGTTACGAAGATCATCCTTCCAAAGCAGCATGCGCAGTCGTCCGCCTCTGCAACCTCCACGGCGGCCTCCACCGCCCGCCAGCCTCCGCCCCTTCAACAGATGCAGAACACGCCCCCACCCCCCCGCCTGCAGCAGATGGTCCATTCCACAGCCCCGCCCCCTCTCCAGGCGAAGCCGCGCGGAGGTGCCGTCGTGGGACAAGTTGTCGCTATGGCACCGCCACCTCTGCAAATCAAGATAGTCCCCGCCCCCATGCAAACGGATTTGAGTGCCCCGATAATATTGACGACTGCTGCTGTGGCGCCGGTCAAATCCTCTACTGAGGTCACGCAACCTCACACCATTGTGGCCGCCCTGTCGCCATCGGTAACGGAAGAAGTCACTGAAGGAGAAGAGGCG ATGGAGGTGGAACTGAATGTTTGTCCGGCTCCAGACGTGACCCCATCAGATGcccccagtgtgtgtgtgcgcgccggCTGCAACAACCCTCCTATAGAGAGTAAAGACTGGGACAGAGAATACTGCAGCAATGAGTGTGTGGCCACACACTGCag GGACGTCTTTATGGCCTGGTGTGCGATCAGAGGACAAAACTCAACCACTGTCACATAG
- the LOC127617270 gene encoding TOX high mobility group box family member 4-like isoform X1, which translates to MDLNFYSDLSDGTGQPGDAEFLDHQAFNGFDAVQKFPGGNDNYLAISGEGHHFLSSSETFHTPSLGDEEFEIPPISLDPDSALSVSDVVSHFGELGDTGPASGVPGNAVVGGNDPSFASTYVNAPSQGLEHLSLSQQGGGPMLGSTLGMDLGHPIGSQFSSSSPMTIDVPLSDHALLGHNQLTTIDQSELSAQLGLSLGGGAILPRSQSPNQPLSTTGSLSDSLHDDDMDDFRQKTVLVDSPVSLSVSSGVISLSPSLSVQPAAPAASVAPQRKAGGGGGKKGKKKKDPNEPQKPVSAYAMFFRDTQAAIKGQNPNATFGEVSKIVASMWDSLGEEQKQVYKRKTEAAKKEYLKALAVYRASQLSQPTIEVLDTAPSPPPAPEPAVPPKPDPTPAATPTRSSRIPLHAPDNNTITNICTSNIILDLPQVTTRSRTGAHKPATSAPAPPPAASAPPIVTKIILPKQHAQSSASATSTAASTARQPPPLQQMQNTPPPPRLQQMVHSTAPPPLQAKPRGGAVVGQVVAMAPPPLQIKIVPAPMQTDLSAPIILTTAAVAPVKSSTEVTQPHTIVAALSPSVTEEVTEGEEAMEVELNVCPAPDVTPSDAPSVCVRAGCNNPPIESKDWDREYCSNECVATHCRDVFMAWCAIRGQNSTTVT; encoded by the exons ATGGACCTGAATTTTTACTCGGATCTATCGGACGGAACCGGGCAGCCCGGTGACGCGGAGTTCTTGGATCATCAGGCGTTTAACGGATTTGACGCCGTTCAGAAG TTCCCAGGAGGCAATGACAACTACCTGGCGATCAGTGGTGAGGGTCACCACTTCCTGTCATCTTCAGAG ACGTTTCACACGCCCAGTTTGGGTGATGAGGAGTTTGAGATCCCGCCCATCTCCCTTGACCCTGACTCCGCCCTCAGCGTCTCGGATGTCGTGTCTCACTTTGGCGAATTGGGTGACACTGGACCTGCCTCGGGCGTTCCGGGGAATGCTGTGGTTGGTGGGAACGATCCGTCGTTTGCTTCGACGTATGTGAACGCGCCCTCACAGGGTCTGGAGCACCTGAGTCTGAGTCAACAGGGTGGCGGACCGATGCTCGGGTCTACACTGGGAATG GATCTTGGCCATCCCATTGGTTCGCAGTTTAGCAGCTCCTCCCCAATGACCATTGATGTTCCTCTGAGTGACCACGCCCTATTGGGGCACAATCAGCTGACcactattgaccaatcagaactcAGCGCCCAGCTTGGACTGAGTCTGGGTGGCGGTGCTATCCTGCCTCGCTCGCAGTCACCTAACCAGCCGCTGTCCACCACTGGCTCGCTGTCAGATTCGCTGCATGACGACGACATGGACGATTTCAGACAg AAGACTGTGCTGGTGGATTCTCCCGTGTCGCTGTCTGTGTCATCTGGTGTCATCTCTCTCTCGCCGTCTCTCTCCGTTCAGCCCGCCGCTCCTGCAGCATCCGTCGCCCCTCAACGGAAAGCAGGCGGTGGTGGCGGGAAGAAAGGCAAGAAGAAGAAAGATCCGAACGAGCCGCAGAAACCCGTGTCAGCATACGCGATGTTCTTCAGAGATACGCAGGCTGCTATCAAGGGCCAGAATCCCAACGCCACGTTTGGAGAGGTGTCTAAGATTGTTGCCTCCATGTGGGACAGTTTGGGAGAGGAGCAGAAACAG GTGTACAAGAGGAAGACAGAAGCTGCTAAGAAGGAGTATCTCAAAGCACTGGCAGTGTACAGAGCCAGTCAGCTGTCTCAG CCGACCATTGAAGTGTTGGACACCGCACCATCGCCACCTCCAGCCCCTGAACCTGCGGTTCCCCCAAAACCTGACCCCACACCGGCCGCCACCCCGACACGCTCGTCACGCATCCCGCTGCATGCACCGGACAACAACACGATCACCAATATCTGCACATCCAACATCATATTAGACCTGCCGCAAGTCACCACGCGCTCACGCACGGGGGCACACAAACCAGCTACGAGCGCTCCTGCCCCACCACCTGCTGCTTCTGCCCCGCCCATCGTTACGAAGATCATCCTTCCAAAGCAGCATGCGCAGTCGTCCGCCTCTGCAACCTCCACGGCGGCCTCCACCGCCCGCCAGCCTCCGCCCCTTCAACAGATGCAGAACACGCCCCCACCCCCCCGCCTGCAGCAGATGGTCCATTCCACAGCCCCGCCCCCTCTCCAGGCGAAGCCGCGCGGAGGTGCCGTCGTGGGACAAGTTGTCGCTATGGCACCGCCACCTCTGCAAATCAAGATAGTCCCCGCCCCCATGCAAACGGATTTGAGTGCCCCGATAATATTGACGACTGCTGCTGTGGCGCCGGTCAAATCCTCTACTGAGGTCACGCAACCTCACACCATTGTGGCCGCCCTGTCGCCATCGGTAACGGAAGAAGTCACTGAAGGAGAAGAGGCG ATGGAGGTGGAACTGAATGTTTGTCCGGCTCCAGACGTGACCCCATCAGATGcccccagtgtgtgtgtgcgcgccggCTGCAACAACCCTCCTATAGAGAGTAAAGACTGGGACAGAGAATACTGCAGCAATGAGTGTGTGGCCACACACTGCag GGACGTCTTTATGGCCTGGTGTGCGATCAGAGGACAAAACTCAACCACTGTCACATAG
- the LOC127617270 gene encoding TOX high mobility group box family member 4-like isoform X2: protein MDLNFYSDLSDGTGQPGDAEFLDHQAFNGFDAVQKFPGGNDNYLAISGEGHHFLSSSETFHTPSLGDEEFEIPPISLDPDSALSVSDVVSHFGELGDTGPASGVPGNAVVGGNDPSFASTYVNAPSQGLEHLSLSQQGGGPMLGSTLGMDLGHPIGSQFSSSSPMTIDVPLSDHALLGHNQLTTIDQSELSAQLGLSLGGGAILPRSQSPNQPLSTTGSLSDSLHDDDMDDFRQTVLVDSPVSLSVSSGVISLSPSLSVQPAAPAASVAPQRKAGGGGGKKGKKKKDPNEPQKPVSAYAMFFRDTQAAIKGQNPNATFGEVSKIVASMWDSLGEEQKQVYKRKTEAAKKEYLKALAVYRASQLSQPTIEVLDTAPSPPPAPEPAVPPKPDPTPAATPTRSSRIPLHAPDNNTITNICTSNIILDLPQVTTRSRTGAHKPATSAPAPPPAASAPPIVTKIILPKQHAQSSASATSTAASTARQPPPLQQMQNTPPPPRLQQMVHSTAPPPLQAKPRGGAVVGQVVAMAPPPLQIKIVPAPMQTDLSAPIILTTAAVAPVKSSTEVTQPHTIVAALSPSVTEEVTEGEEAMEVELNVCPAPDVTPSDAPSVCVRAGCNNPPIESKDWDREYCSNECVATHCRDVFMAWCAIRGQNSTTVT from the exons ATGGACCTGAATTTTTACTCGGATCTATCGGACGGAACCGGGCAGCCCGGTGACGCGGAGTTCTTGGATCATCAGGCGTTTAACGGATTTGACGCCGTTCAGAAG TTCCCAGGAGGCAATGACAACTACCTGGCGATCAGTGGTGAGGGTCACCACTTCCTGTCATCTTCAGAG ACGTTTCACACGCCCAGTTTGGGTGATGAGGAGTTTGAGATCCCGCCCATCTCCCTTGACCCTGACTCCGCCCTCAGCGTCTCGGATGTCGTGTCTCACTTTGGCGAATTGGGTGACACTGGACCTGCCTCGGGCGTTCCGGGGAATGCTGTGGTTGGTGGGAACGATCCGTCGTTTGCTTCGACGTATGTGAACGCGCCCTCACAGGGTCTGGAGCACCTGAGTCTGAGTCAACAGGGTGGCGGACCGATGCTCGGGTCTACACTGGGAATG GATCTTGGCCATCCCATTGGTTCGCAGTTTAGCAGCTCCTCCCCAATGACCATTGATGTTCCTCTGAGTGACCACGCCCTATTGGGGCACAATCAGCTGACcactattgaccaatcagaactcAGCGCCCAGCTTGGACTGAGTCTGGGTGGCGGTGCTATCCTGCCTCGCTCGCAGTCACCTAACCAGCCGCTGTCCACCACTGGCTCGCTGTCAGATTCGCTGCATGACGACGACATGGACGATTTCAGACAg ACTGTGCTGGTGGATTCTCCCGTGTCGCTGTCTGTGTCATCTGGTGTCATCTCTCTCTCGCCGTCTCTCTCCGTTCAGCCCGCCGCTCCTGCAGCATCCGTCGCCCCTCAACGGAAAGCAGGCGGTGGTGGCGGGAAGAAAGGCAAGAAGAAGAAAGATCCGAACGAGCCGCAGAAACCCGTGTCAGCATACGCGATGTTCTTCAGAGATACGCAGGCTGCTATCAAGGGCCAGAATCCCAACGCCACGTTTGGAGAGGTGTCTAAGATTGTTGCCTCCATGTGGGACAGTTTGGGAGAGGAGCAGAAACAG GTGTACAAGAGGAAGACAGAAGCTGCTAAGAAGGAGTATCTCAAAGCACTGGCAGTGTACAGAGCCAGTCAGCTGTCTCAG CCGACCATTGAAGTGTTGGACACCGCACCATCGCCACCTCCAGCCCCTGAACCTGCGGTTCCCCCAAAACCTGACCCCACACCGGCCGCCACCCCGACACGCTCGTCACGCATCCCGCTGCATGCACCGGACAACAACACGATCACCAATATCTGCACATCCAACATCATATTAGACCTGCCGCAAGTCACCACGCGCTCACGCACGGGGGCACACAAACCAGCTACGAGCGCTCCTGCCCCACCACCTGCTGCTTCTGCCCCGCCCATCGTTACGAAGATCATCCTTCCAAAGCAGCATGCGCAGTCGTCCGCCTCTGCAACCTCCACGGCGGCCTCCACCGCCCGCCAGCCTCCGCCCCTTCAACAGATGCAGAACACGCCCCCACCCCCCCGCCTGCAGCAGATGGTCCATTCCACAGCCCCGCCCCCTCTCCAGGCGAAGCCGCGCGGAGGTGCCGTCGTGGGACAAGTTGTCGCTATGGCACCGCCACCTCTGCAAATCAAGATAGTCCCCGCCCCCATGCAAACGGATTTGAGTGCCCCGATAATATTGACGACTGCTGCTGTGGCGCCGGTCAAATCCTCTACTGAGGTCACGCAACCTCACACCATTGTGGCCGCCCTGTCGCCATCGGTAACGGAAGAAGTCACTGAAGGAGAAGAGGCG ATGGAGGTGGAACTGAATGTTTGTCCGGCTCCAGACGTGACCCCATCAGATGcccccagtgtgtgtgtgcgcgccggCTGCAACAACCCTCCTATAGAGAGTAAAGACTGGGACAGAGAATACTGCAGCAATGAGTGTGTGGCCACACACTGCag GGACGTCTTTATGGCCTGGTGTGCGATCAGAGGACAAAACTCAACCACTGTCACATAG